Proteins from a single region of Acidianus ambivalens:
- a CDS encoding arginine--tRNA ligase, whose protein sequence is MYALAKAKDELANYLSNVLNVDKEKVLNSIEYPAKEQIADLALPLPSVTKKFDIEIKGEYNGRLIKEVWRDGVFINARLNEKELLKEIFTNFSENYGIIKTERPLRIVVEHTSANPIHPLHIGHLRNAILGDTLARMLKARGHEVNVRFYVNDSGRQVALLIYGLSKLGYPDPPSGEKKDQWLGLIYAMTNVILEIKKINEELKSTTNDSEYKEKIARRDELLISASELSKRNQEYFNKLSDQIMNDKDPEGEISKIIEKYEKGEEEIKKIVRKYVDFALEGFRESLEKLHITFDNFDYESDLLWNNDVKLVLDFALTSIAKINYKGTAALDLQNYIDDDIRKEIRIPKGLEIPPLVLMRSDGTTLYTVRDIAYTIYKFRQFNADEVINVIAEQQSVPQMQLRAALYILGWKKFAINLIHFSYGMVTLQGMKMSGRLGKYISLDEVYDKVAEVVKAKIEEKKGILENLNEIVNSAIRYAIISVSANKPVSFDVKRVANFEENSGPYLQYTYARAYNILSKSTENLDISKIDENELKNEKRTLLLMIAKFPDIFINSVDHLQPEVLTVFLRRVADVFNSWYDKERVLQEPDESKRITRLFIVKGVETVLRNGLNTLGIASLTRM, encoded by the coding sequence GTGTATGCTTTAGCAAAAGCAAAAGATGAACTAGCCAATTATCTTAGTAATGTACTTAATGTGGATAAGGAGAAAGTTTTAAATAGTATTGAATATCCTGCAAAAGAGCAAATAGCAGATTTAGCCTTACCATTACCTTCAGTAACTAAGAAATTCGACATTGAGATTAAAGGAGAATACAACGGGAGGTTAATAAAAGAAGTTTGGAGAGATGGAGTATTCATTAATGCGAGGTTAAATGAAAAGGAGTTATTAAAGGAGATTTTTACGAATTTTTCTGAAAATTATGGAATAATTAAGACAGAAAGACCTTTAAGAATAGTGGTTGAACATACAAGTGCTAATCCCATTCATCCTTTGCATATAGGGCATTTAAGAAATGCCATACTTGGAGATACTTTAGCCAGGATGCTCAAAGCTAGAGGACATGAAGTAAATGTTAGATTTTATGTAAATGATAGTGGAAGGCAGGTAGCTTTACTTATTTATGGCCTCTCAAAACTAGGATATCCAGATCCACCCAGTGGAGAGAAAAAAGACCAATGGTTAGGACTAATCTATGCAATGACTAATGTTATCCTAGAAATTAAGAAAATAAATGAGGAACTAAAGAGCACAACCAACGATTCAGAATATAAGGAAAAAATAGCGAGAAGGGACGAGTTATTAATTTCAGCCTCTGAATTAAGTAAGAGAAATCAAGAATATTTTAACAAACTTTCTGATCAAATAATGAACGATAAAGATCCAGAAGGCGAAATTTCCAAAATAATAGAGAAGTATGAAAAAGGAGAAGAAGAGATAAAGAAGATAGTAAGAAAATACGTTGATTTTGCGTTAGAAGGATTTAGAGAAAGCTTGGAGAAATTGCATATAACTTTCGATAATTTCGATTATGAAAGTGATCTTTTATGGAATAATGATGTAAAATTAGTTTTAGATTTTGCATTAACCTCTATTGCTAAAATTAACTATAAGGGCACTGCAGCATTAGATTTACAAAATTATATTGACGACGATATTAGAAAGGAGATAAGAATTCCTAAAGGTTTAGAAATACCCCCGCTAGTCTTAATGAGATCTGATGGTACAACATTATATACAGTTAGGGACATAGCATACACTATTTATAAATTTAGACAATTTAACGCAGACGAGGTAATAAATGTAATAGCTGAACAGCAATCTGTACCGCAAATGCAATTAAGAGCTGCTTTATATATATTGGGATGGAAAAAATTTGCTATCAATTTGATTCATTTCTCATACGGAATGGTAACACTACAAGGAATGAAAATGAGCGGAAGGTTAGGTAAGTATATTTCGCTGGACGAGGTATACGATAAAGTAGCTGAAGTAGTTAAGGCAAAAATTGAGGAGAAAAAAGGAATATTGGAGAATCTTAATGAAATAGTTAATTCTGCTATAAGATATGCTATAATTTCAGTGTCCGCAAATAAGCCTGTATCGTTCGATGTAAAAAGAGTTGCAAATTTTGAAGAGAATAGCGGTCCTTATTTACAATATACATATGCTAGAGCTTACAACATATTATCTAAATCTACAGAAAATCTAGATATTTCTAAAATAGACGAGAATGAGTTAAAGAATGAGAAAAGAACGCTTCTTTTAATGATAGCCAAATTCCCGGATATATTTATCAATTCCGTAGATCATTTACAGCCTGAAGTTCTTACAGTATTTTTAAGAAGAGTTGCTGATGTATTTAATTCATGGTATGATAAAGAAAGAGTCCTACAAGAACCAGACGAATCAAAGAGAATAACAAGATTATTTATTGTTAAAGGCGTAGAGACTGTATTAAGAAATGGGCTTAATACTTTAGGTATAGCTTCTTTAACTCGTATGTGA
- a CDS encoding DUF1059 domain-containing protein, with amino-acid sequence MKLFSKKKYYFECKSIGMNCGFEVKGSSSEEELLEILRVHAKSAHGISQIPEDLINKIKQNIRKM; translated from the coding sequence ATGAAGCTATTTTCAAAGAAAAAGTATTATTTCGAATGCAAATCGATAGGAATGAATTGCGGATTTGAAGTAAAAGGTTCGTCGAGCGAAGAAGAATTGCTAGAAATCCTTAGAGTTCATGCCAAATCAGCTCACGGAATTTCACAAATACCAGAAGATCTAATAAATAAGATAAAACAAAACATAAGGAAAATGTGA
- a CDS encoding DUF1059 domain-containing protein yields the protein MKYTFSCADIGMNCGFEIINAGSEEELLEMLKTHAKMDHGITSIPPELIDKIKKAIRKSGKYSFSCADIGMNCGFEIIGASSEDELLQQLSIHARMSHKMNNIPQDTINAIKQKIKVS from the coding sequence ATGAAATACACATTTAGTTGTGCAGATATAGGGATGAACTGTGGATTTGAAATAATAAATGCAGGAAGTGAAGAGGAGCTATTAGAAATGTTAAAAACTCATGCAAAGATGGATCACGGAATAACATCAATTCCACCAGAATTGATAGATAAGATAAAGAAAGCTATTAGAAAGTCTGGTAAATATTCATTTAGTTGTGCAGACATTGGAATGAATTGCGGATTTGAAATAATAGGAGCTTCAAGTGAAGATGAGTTACTTCAGCAATTGAGTATTCATGCAAGAATGAGTCATAAGATGAACAATATTCCTCAAGATACAATAAATGCTATAAAACAGAAAATAAAGGTAAGTTAA
- a CDS encoding adenosylcobalamin-dependent ribonucleoside-diphosphate reductase, with protein sequence MIAMQTSTVSLLSLNKIKVIKRDGRKEEFKLEKILVKIGFVPSEVIDGIANDIIQNSKDNTIDTRTIADIVERNLIENSLEHPELMDLAKKYVLARIYNHVYGKGKWKDFDPKDLLLTYNALKVLEARYLLKDPNTLRYIETPQMMFRRVAKYLASVELKYGKSESEVKALEEKFYEIMSNLRFLPNTPTLMNSGTRLGILSACFVIPVRDSMTTPEGDGIYDALRAMALVHQQGGGTGFDFSELRPKGDVVASTAGVASGPVSFMKIFDVSTDVVKQGGKRRGANMGVMHVWHAEIEDFINSKSGKLKDVQLQNFNISVGVYDYFMEKVERGEEVPLITPRKTRIPGTDHDYYINKARNYMSEEWAQEEILNELEEKGGAVWLDESKIITVDEALVIAEKEGAIIRWINARSLFNEIVKSAWDSGDPGLLFIDEINRRHPVWYLGKINATNPCGEEPLLPWESCNLGSINLEKFVKETENGKYIDWDGLAETIKYAVRLLDNVIDANKYPLKQIEQATKSTRKVGLGVMGLARMLIKLGIPYDSVDAIYLSYQVAKFIYYHAFKTSIELAKEKGSFPVYDPLRYHDIWESARPFEYLLEVTKVEGKPSEYVRKLTAIVDKLDFSELKAERIKHGLRNATVVSVAPTGTISIIAGTSSSIEPLFALAFIRNVAVGKFMEIDSLFLEYLRKYELDNPEVVKKVAETGTVGENMFMPATIRKLFRTAHEVPPEFHLLHQAAWQQWNDSGTSKTINLRSEEPPETVERVYLMAWKLGVKGITVYRDKSKSQQVIYFGIKKEREEKEKREQEKKQQQQIIPSSFRMEKKFVEVDENYAGGCKTCEL encoded by the coding sequence ATGATAGCAATGCAAACTAGTACTGTAAGTTTATTATCGCTTAATAAGATTAAAGTGATAAAGAGAGACGGCAGAAAGGAGGAATTTAAGCTAGAGAAAATCTTAGTAAAAATAGGTTTTGTTCCTTCTGAAGTTATAGACGGCATAGCTAACGATATAATTCAGAATTCTAAGGATAACACAATTGATACAAGAACAATCGCAGATATTGTAGAGAGGAATTTAATAGAAAATTCTTTGGAACATCCAGAATTAATGGATTTGGCAAAGAAATATGTTTTAGCAAGGATTTATAACCACGTTTATGGAAAGGGCAAATGGAAAGATTTTGACCCAAAGGATCTTTTACTTACTTATAATGCACTCAAAGTTCTTGAGGCAAGATATTTACTAAAAGATCCTAATACCTTACGCTATATAGAAACTCCTCAAATGATGTTCAGGAGAGTTGCAAAGTACTTAGCTAGTGTAGAGCTCAAGTATGGAAAATCAGAGAGCGAAGTAAAAGCACTAGAGGAGAAATTCTACGAGATCATGAGTAATCTTAGATTCTTACCTAATACTCCAACTTTAATGAACAGTGGAACCAGACTGGGAATTTTGTCAGCGTGCTTTGTAATTCCAGTTAGAGATTCAATGACTACACCAGAGGGCGACGGTATTTATGATGCTCTAAGGGCTATGGCCTTAGTTCATCAGCAAGGAGGCGGTACGGGTTTTGATTTCTCAGAGCTTAGACCTAAAGGAGATGTTGTTGCCTCGACAGCAGGTGTTGCTTCTGGTCCAGTATCATTTATGAAAATCTTTGACGTTTCAACTGACGTAGTAAAGCAAGGAGGAAAAAGAAGAGGAGCTAACATGGGTGTAATGCATGTATGGCATGCTGAAATTGAGGATTTCATTAATTCCAAGTCTGGTAAGCTTAAAGATGTACAATTACAGAATTTTAACATTTCTGTAGGAGTTTATGATTATTTTATGGAAAAGGTTGAGAGAGGCGAAGAAGTTCCATTAATTACTCCTAGAAAGACTAGAATTCCTGGGACAGATCACGATTATTATATAAATAAAGCAAGAAACTATATGAGCGAAGAGTGGGCTCAGGAAGAGATATTAAATGAGTTGGAAGAAAAAGGTGGAGCAGTATGGCTTGATGAGAGTAAGATAATTACTGTAGATGAAGCTTTAGTTATAGCGGAAAAAGAAGGTGCTATAATAAGGTGGATAAATGCAAGATCCCTCTTTAACGAGATAGTAAAAAGTGCTTGGGATAGCGGAGATCCAGGATTATTATTTATAGACGAGATAAATAGGAGGCATCCAGTTTGGTACCTAGGAAAAATTAATGCTACCAATCCTTGTGGAGAAGAGCCCTTATTGCCTTGGGAATCATGTAATTTAGGTTCTATTAATTTAGAGAAGTTTGTTAAGGAGACGGAAAACGGTAAATATATAGATTGGGATGGATTGGCTGAGACAATAAAATATGCCGTTAGACTTCTGGACAATGTAATTGATGCTAACAAGTATCCGCTTAAGCAGATAGAGCAAGCTACTAAGAGTACTAGAAAAGTAGGCTTAGGAGTTATGGGCTTAGCTAGGATGTTGATAAAGCTTGGTATACCTTATGATAGCGTAGATGCAATATACTTATCGTATCAAGTGGCTAAGTTCATTTATTATCACGCGTTCAAGACTTCTATAGAGTTAGCTAAAGAAAAAGGTTCTTTCCCTGTATATGATCCGTTAAGATATCATGATATATGGGAATCTGCTAGGCCATTCGAATATTTGCTTGAAGTTACTAAGGTGGAAGGTAAACCTTCTGAGTATGTTCGCAAGCTAACCGCAATTGTTGATAAACTTGACTTTTCTGAGCTTAAGGCAGAAAGAATTAAGCATGGATTAAGAAATGCTACTGTAGTTTCTGTAGCACCTACTGGCACTATATCAATAATTGCTGGAACTTCATCGTCTATAGAGCCTTTATTTGCGTTAGCCTTCATTAGGAACGTCGCAGTAGGCAAATTTATGGAGATTGATTCTTTATTCTTGGAGTATTTGAGGAAGTATGAATTAGATAATCCAGAAGTTGTAAAGAAGGTTGCTGAAACTGGAACTGTTGGAGAAAACATGTTTATGCCAGCAACAATTAGGAAACTGTTTAGGACTGCTCATGAAGTTCCTCCAGAATTTCATTTATTACATCAAGCGGCTTGGCAACAATGGAACGATTCTGGTACTTCTAAAACTATAAACTTAAGGTCTGAGGAGCCTCCAGAAACTGTAGAGAGAGTATATTTAATGGCATGGAAGTTAGGAGTTAAAGGAATAACAGTTTATAGAGATAAGAGCAAATCTCAACAAGTAATATACTTCGGAATAAAGAAGGAAAGGGAAGAGAAGGAGAAAAGAGAACAGGAAAAGAAACAACAGCAGCAAATAATTCCATCTTCATTTAGGATGGAAAAGAAATTTGTCGAAGTAGATGAGAATTACGCAGGCGGTTGTAAGACTTGTGAACTATAA
- a CDS encoding transcriptional regulator: MSITPPCEISVKEILPAVRSIIATKLVKEKGLPLYEAAKKMGITPAAVANYMNRKRGNSVRELIEHDKKMMEMISDFVEKVYIGTNEDLSNYYCMLCSEGKKVLKRSGIDVPLCAYESSLMLKQ; the protein is encoded by the coding sequence ATGTCTATTACTCCTCCATGTGAAATTTCAGTAAAGGAGATATTGCCTGCAGTGAGGTCTATAATTGCTACAAAGCTTGTAAAAGAGAAAGGTCTTCCATTATATGAAGCAGCAAAGAAAATGGGCATAACGCCAGCAGCAGTAGCAAATTATATGAATAGAAAAAGAGGCAATAGCGTTAGGGAGCTCATAGAGCATGATAAGAAAATGATGGAAATGATATCCGACTTTGTCGAAAAAGTGTATATTGGTACTAACGAAGATCTATCAAATTATTATTGCATGTTATGCTCTGAAGGTAAAAAAGTTCTTAAACGTAGCGGTATAGATGTTCCTTTGTGTGCTTATGAATCATCCCTTATGCTTAAGCAATAA